The Virgibacillus sp. MSP4-1 genome has a segment encoding these proteins:
- a CDS encoding ABC transporter ATP-binding protein gives MESLAANQLTLGYGDEIIIDDLDITIPKGKMTVFIGSNGCGKSTLLRSLARLMQPKNGEVILDGTDIASLRTKEVAKEMAILPQSPSTPEGLTVQQLVRLGRYPYQGMMKKWSKDDEEAVDKALESTNMLDLKDRLVDSLSGGQRQRAWIAMTLAQDTDVIFLDEPTTYLDMTHQIEILDLLFELNETDNRTIVMVLHDINLACRYADHIVALKDKKVWEQGKPEDIVTIDFVQNVFRMACDVTYDPLFGTPMCIPHGKGRCLIKQEMQKAR, from the coding sequence ATGGAATCACTTGCAGCCAATCAATTAACACTTGGATATGGTGACGAAATTATTATAGATGATTTGGATATTACGATTCCAAAGGGAAAAATGACGGTTTTTATCGGAAGCAATGGATGCGGAAAGTCTACATTGCTGCGCTCATTGGCCCGTTTAATGCAGCCTAAAAATGGGGAGGTTATATTGGACGGTACGGATATTGCCAGTTTGCGTACAAAGGAAGTAGCCAAAGAAATGGCCATTCTTCCACAGAGTCCTTCGACACCTGAAGGATTAACTGTTCAACAGCTTGTGAGATTAGGACGTTATCCCTATCAGGGTATGATGAAGAAGTGGAGTAAGGATGATGAAGAAGCTGTTGATAAAGCTCTGGAATCCACCAATATGCTGGATTTAAAGGATCGCTTGGTTGATTCCTTATCCGGTGGTCAAAGGCAGAGGGCGTGGATTGCCATGACATTGGCCCAGGATACAGATGTTATTTTTCTCGATGAACCGACAACATACCTGGATATGACCCATCAAATAGAAATTCTTGATCTCCTTTTTGAATTAAATGAAACCGATAACCGTACGATTGTGATGGTTCTTCATGATATTAATCTTGCCTGCCGATACGCAGATCATATTGTTGCCCTAAAGGATAAAAAAGTATGGGAGCAGGGGAAACCTGAGGATATTGTAACGATTGATTTTGTCCAGAATGTGTTCCGTATGGCCTGCGACGTCACCTATGATCCTTTATTCGGTACACCAATGTGCATCCCCCACGGTAAAGGAAGATGTTTGATTAAGCAGGAGATGCAAAAAGCAAGATAA
- the menC gene encoding o-succinylbenzoate synthase, which yields MMNLKYIQLYQISMPLKHPFITHAGAVEDREVILMEAVDENGESGWGECVPFTTPFYTAETIDTAWTLLTDLLIPRILSVPVEHPEDIKRRLDLYKGNQMAKAGAEAAIWDLYARQQKMSLAKCIGGVRDKVDAGVVISLGEDLEERLEEYEAAGYKRYKLKVDKGKERHLLEKVLSINPKLPLMFDGNGMYGEKDMDHLVSLDDLGLQMIEQPFPPGDFVLHRQLQQRMQTPICLDESIESYHDAWQAIQLKSTEIINVKPGRVGGLTEALSIHTLCADDHIPLWCGGMLETGVGRAHNIALASLPQFTIPGDISASDRYYERDIITGKIEVTKGEVQVPEGCGTGVEMDREYVDFLTTRTLTLYKGD from the coding sequence ATGATGAATCTTAAATATATCCAGCTTTATCAGATATCCATGCCTCTGAAACACCCTTTTATTACACATGCTGGGGCTGTAGAGGACAGGGAAGTTATTTTAATGGAAGCTGTAGATGAAAATGGGGAAAGCGGATGGGGAGAATGTGTCCCTTTTACCACACCATTTTATACAGCAGAAACCATTGATACTGCCTGGACGTTATTAACGGATTTACTGATTCCCAGGATATTAAGTGTCCCGGTAGAACACCCTGAAGATATTAAGCGCCGGCTGGACCTTTATAAAGGAAATCAAATGGCAAAAGCAGGTGCAGAAGCGGCCATATGGGATCTGTATGCCAGACAGCAAAAGATGAGTCTGGCTAAATGTATAGGAGGAGTCCGAGATAAAGTTGATGCCGGGGTTGTTATCAGTCTGGGTGAGGATTTAGAGGAAAGACTGGAAGAGTATGAAGCGGCAGGTTATAAACGCTATAAGCTTAAAGTGGATAAAGGAAAGGAACGTCATCTGCTGGAGAAGGTTCTGTCCATCAATCCAAAATTACCGTTAATGTTTGATGGGAATGGGATGTATGGCGAAAAAGATATGGACCATTTAGTTTCCCTTGATGATTTAGGTCTGCAGATGATTGAACAGCCCTTTCCGCCTGGTGATTTCGTTTTGCACAGACAGCTTCAGCAGCGAATGCAGACGCCTATCTGTCTTGATGAAAGTATCGAAAGTTATCATGATGCCTGGCAGGCGATACAGCTAAAAAGTACGGAAATCATCAATGTCAAACCCGGACGAGTAGGAGGACTTACAGAGGCCCTCAGCATTCATACCCTTTGTGCGGATGATCACATTCCCTTATGGTGCGGGGGGATGCTGGAAACAGGTGTTGGCAGAGCCCATAATATTGCCCTGGCATCCTTACCTCAGTTTACGATCCCAGGAGATATTTCAGCTTCTGATCGTTACTATGAAAGGGATATCATAACCGGAAAAATTGAGGTTACAAAAGGTGAAGTTCAAGTGCCTGAGGGCTGTGGAACAGGTGTTGAAATGGACCGGGAATATGTAGATTTTCTGACAACTCGAACATTGACTCTTTATAAAGGGGATTGA